In the genome of Pristis pectinata isolate sPriPec2 chromosome 10, sPriPec2.1.pri, whole genome shotgun sequence, one region contains:
- the fbxo16 gene encoding F-box only protein 16 has product MTFAPLKIMNGPKMQTKMSSWTPLNHQPTNDKVFGERGELLGKWFDKWTDTQRRKILLDLFERCSVSQLKFCEQHLRSRVPMEALDFTCFLPRVLALYIFSFLDPRSLCRCAQVNWHWKDLAELDQLWMPKCVRLGWYISFSPTPYEQRIWKRHYIEMVKELNVTKPKTPPKEEFIVAQVHPLSKDPADQKQPTARSPPGKARLELPPWRGSDRHPTDTIRFNYLDNSDPIELTGRKKGSRASPDHIRQSHDRKKHPSGNYKMWKVKSLMCMSLDFNLSQKRQLRPVWASHGAVGSFVSKEEAKALTQRSDWNAGIRPAPVRPVIPVMNERGQKASLRTQRSSPSCPLFESQPWQVPETERSCDEE; this is encoded by the exons atgacATTTGCACCATTGAAGATCATGAATGGGCCTAAAATGCAGACTAAGATGAGCTCCTGGACACCCCTGAATCATCAGCCTACCAATGACAAG gttTTTGGAGAAAGAGGAGAATTACTTGGGAAATGG TTTGATAAGTGGACTGACACACAGCGTCGCAAGATTCTTCTTGACCTGTTTGAAAGATGCTCTGTCTCTCAGTTGAAATTTTGTGAGCAACATTTGCGCAGTAGAGTTCCAATGGAAGCTTTGGACTTCACTTGTTTCCTTCCCAGAGTGCTGGCTTTGTACATCTTCTCCTTCTTGGATCCAAGGAGCCTTTGCCGGTGTGCCCAG GTGAACTGGCATTGGAAAGATCTGGCTGAATTGGACCAACTCTGGATGCCCAAATGCGTGAGACTAGGTTGGTACATCAGCTTCTCACCTACTCCCTATGAACAAAGAATCTGGAAGAGGCACTACATTGAGATGGTGAAGGAGCTGAATGTTACCAAGCCAAAG ACTCCACCCAAAGAAGAGTTTATTGTGGCGCAAGTCCATCCATTATCAAAGGATCCAGCAGACCAGAAGCAGCCCACAGCTCGCTCCCCACCTGGGAAAGCTCGGCTTGAGCTCCCACCCTGGCGTGGTTCAGACCGACACCCAACAGATACCATACGCTTCAACTACCTGGACAACAGTGATCCTATTGAGCTAACTGG GAGAAAGAAGGGAAGCCGAGCCTCCCCTGATCATATTCGACAGAGTCATGACAGAAAGAAGCATCCATCAGGAAACTATAAAATGTGGAAAGTAAAATCACTG ATGTGCATGTCTCTTGACTTTAACTTAAGTCAAAAACGGCAACTTCGTCCAGTCTGGGCAAGTCATGGTGCTGTAGGAAGTTTTGTTTCCAAGGAAGAAGCCAAAGCATTAACCCAAAGATCTGACTGGAATGCTGGTATTCGACCAGCACCAGTTCGACCTGTTATCCCAGTAATGAATGAAAGGGGACAGAAAGCTTCCTTGCGGACCCAGAGGAGTTCCCCCT CCTGCCCGCTCTTTGAGAGCCAGCCATGGCAAGTCCCTGAAACAGAGAGAAGCTGTGATGAAGAATGA